In Struthio camelus isolate bStrCam1 chromosome 3, bStrCam1.hap1, whole genome shotgun sequence, the DNA window ACAGGAGGTTTGCAGATAGAGCATTTTAAATTTCAGTGCTTGCTGAGATTGCAAGAACACACTGAAGAGGAGCCTTTTAAATGCCCATGTCTTGCCCTCTGCAGAGACAGGACTAGCTGCTGGCTGTGTCCTCTAGCAGAGCGGATCGCAAGCATTTTTCCTTACATGATCGTTTCCGCTGCTCCCAACAGGTGACACTGGGCATAGGCCTAATACTGCCGAAGTGAATGCATCCAGCTGATGGTTGACTTActcttttgctcttttattttaaacatgagtGCCCCAAAACGCAACCATTTGGTGATCTACTGTAGTTCTGGAGTCAGTACTCCTCACTTACGCATGCCTTTTGCTTGTTAGACCccagtacagaaaaaaatatatctgtaagtatacattcatatatacatatacatacacacagaaacacacatacacatatatgcgtGCCGGTATCTATACTCCCACAGCAGAGGAGAATGTGTCATCTTGACAGAGATGAGAGGTATGAGTCTCTCAGTACCTATTACCCCGCAGAGCTGTTAAGAAATATGGCTACCTTATGGCTTTCTTGGGAAATCTCGTCTTTTTTCCGCCTGGAAATTCTGTCCAGTTAGACTCCAGGAATTTTGCACTTCTACTGGCATTTCTTGACATCTGTCGTCTTGATTATGCTCCAGGGAGCATTAGCTCCAATGAGTGACGTTGACATCCAGCAATCCTAGACAGCCCTCCTGCGCATGAACACATGCACTACGAGGCTGTTCCCAGGAGATGTCACACCTACTGTGTACGTGCTGTCAAGCTAAAATCGCATGTGTGCAGTGAGTCCAAAAGGTCCCAAACGCACTGCAAGTCCCGTGCGTGTGCGCTTCCTGTGTGGAAGGTGCACAGGGCACCCACGCTAATGGGAGGGCCGCtcctgggagcaggtgcagcacATGCCATGGGCTCACATGTTTTTGTCTGGCAGATCCCCAACATAAATACAGTAAATGTTCAGGAAAGACTGTTGCACTCTAAGCTCCTGCTTAAATCCAAGTTAACACCGTAGTACAGAGAAGCTTTTAGAAATCTTGCTTTGCAACCTGGGCAATAATAAGTCAGATTTAAGAGGCAGAGATGTTCAGTACTTACTAGTGCTTTTCCATGAATTTTGAATTAAGTAGTGCTATACATAGTTAAGTTAGAGCATTTACATggtaaatgttttttcttgtgtagttgcatacatttttatttgaCTGTTGTATATTTTGGCCTACCTGGTGtttactctgctttttttccatctgtagaTATCTGACCTGTGTAAGAGTCTGGAATGTAAAGAGATAAAAATCCAACAGCTAGCAGAGGCAGTTAAGAAGTGCGAGAAGGAATTCAGGCAGTTTACACAGCTGTTTGGAAAAAATAGCAATTTGATGGTAAGCACACAGGTAAGACGTTTCACCTTTCTGGCCAATTGCTTTCTTGCGTCCTGGAATATGTTTATCCAGTGGTGGTTGTCATTAATATCAGGATGGTAACAAATACTGTCTCCCAAACTCTTCACAAGCTCTTCTTATTTTTTACAATATAatattatcttttcattttatcCAAAAACGAAGTTTGGATATCTGGCTTGGGCAACAAGCACTGAATAAATCCTTCATGACCAGATCCCCATGGCAATTTTGCAGGtgtaaacttgaaaaaaaatggttGAATGAAGTAATGCAGTGTGAATGGAACTGAATGAGGGTGGTTTCTCAGCGAGTAAATGCTGAATGAACCACGAGGGAGCATTTGGAAACATTCCAAAGGCAACCTACACAATATTTTCGCATCTAGCATGTAGTGGATATTGCTGACATATTAAAGACTTCTTTAtcttatttcaaatgaaagacTGATTTTATGAATGTCTCTTGTCTCTGCTTCTCACACTCTTCCAATGGCATTAATTGGGAAGGCTCTTGCCAGTCACCTGGATAAATCTGCACGACTGGAGTCACAAGTAAAGCAGTTAATACAAATGGCAAACCAGCAACAAAGTAAATTAGACTTGCGACCGCTGTTTGACACAATTGAAAATGTAAAACAGAAGATTGCCCTTATGGAGACATACGATCAGCGCTTAGGTATGTTGagacttttgtttcttttctgcctgGTTTTAGGATTTTTGTTCACTCAGTAGTGTTCGCAGAGGCCCTGATGCGATAGTTGGTTAACTGCAGCTCTTAGCTGGTAATCGCTTTCCTGTTCTTGATTTCTAAGAGCGATCGATGGTAGGGAGTGCTCAATCCTCCCACCTTCCCTTACGCCTCAATGTTACTTCAGGCCCCAGCTTCTGAACTTCTGTGGCGCTGCAGGGTCAGAGATCTGGGGTTGGTTAGGCCAGTAGATTGTGATGGTAATAGCACTAGTATCCATAGTCAGGTGTTATTTCTGCCTAATAgtcattgtttttttcttattcagtTATCAGCTGCGATTACAATAAAAAATTATCAGCTGTAGCGTATTATTTCCTTCTCCATCTGCTTTCTTGCTTCATGTGCATAATGTGAGCCTTGTAAATTAACAAACATCAGCCTTGTAAATTAAATCAACATGTTTGTGAAACTTGTATGTACTTAACCAGAATTACTTGATTGTTTCAGCGGTAACAGTAGCCTTGATACTCAGGGTGGAAGACTGCTTTCACCTTTCCTTCTACATCACATAATTGCTTGCATTGCAGCCTGTCCTTTTAACCTCTACTTCCAGAGCTCCTTCTGCAAAAGAGTGAGGTAAAAAAGAGAGGCTAAGGTTTGGAAGAGAAGTTAATACAATCAGAGAGGAAACCTACTTGTATTCCAGAGGCTGTAAGTTACCTCCTACCCCTGCCCCTAAGAAGACTCACTGTAAATCAAAGAGCATCTTGTGGGAGGGAGGTAGATCAGTCAGGTAGGATGTGGCTTTCCGCATCAGTTTTTCCAGAGTAGGCCTCTAACATGAATCTTTTAAACAGAACAAGCAGCTATTGTAGGTCAGCCTCTGTCCTTTACTGTTACAGGTCCAGCCAGGCTatgttcttcttttgcttccatgGCGTTACTTTAGGTTCTGATGTGAGTCAGACCCAGATTTGAGCCTGATTTTCACGTGGTTCTTGTTTCAGCCTGATAATGTTAGCATTTTCCAGGATGACACTGTCGTAAATAACGAGAACATAAATATGTATATCAAATGAGTCCAAATAAAGAACTTCTATAACCTTGGAATCTAGATGCAAGTTTTGCTTCTCAGTGCTGTCTCTAGGATGGGAGCGTTCAATATACAAATGGAGCTTTTTGATACTGACATTCAAGAGTTTGTCTTGACTCAATCATAATGTCGGCAAAAGGCTGAGTGGAGTGGCCTGTGCTACCAAGTCAGTTGTCTCTGAAAAGCTCTTGGATGTGATTCCACAGTTTAGTCTTCAGCCTGGGACTTGAGCAATTGAATATGGTCAACTCAAGTCTGGTTGCTCTTTCTATCCAGGGTTCTGACAGTTTTATTTAACTgaatgtttctctcttttccccagtTGTTTTGGAAGGTCAGTCCAACAAGCATGATCTCCAGATCAATATTCACAAAGCACAGCTCAATAAAAATGAAGAACGATTTAAGCTTCTGGAAGGCACATGTTACAATGGAAAATTAATCTGGAAAATCATGGACTAcaagatgaagaagaaagaagcagTGGAAGGCCGTGTCCTCTCTATATTCAGCCAGCCCTTTTACACCAGCCGCTGTGGGTACAGGTTATGTGCAAGAGCCTATCTGAACGGGGATGGCTCAGGAAAGGGAACACACGTCTCTCTCTACTTTGTAGTGATGAGAGGGGAGTTTGACTCACTGCTACCATGGCCTTTCAAACAAAAAGTTACACTTATGCTTTTGGaccaaagtgggaaaaaaaatcacattgtgGAAGTCTTCAGAGCTGACCCCAATAGCAGCAGTTTCAAAAGGCCAGATGGAGAAATGAATATTGCCTCTGGATGTCCACGTTTTGTGCCACACACGGTTCTAGAGAACGCAAAGAATACCTACATCAAGGACGACACTCTGTTCTTGAAAGTAGTTGTGGATTTAACTGATCTGGAGGAGTTGTGAAAAAATACTTGATAACATGACTGCTTTAACTATTAAGAAGTGCTTTCTTGGTGGCCACCAGCCATGCAATAGTGAATTGCCACTAGTCAAGCTATTGATAATATTTTTGAGGCTTTTGGACTGTGTGACAGCTAATGAATTGCCAAAGcatcagcctttctttttttaactttttcaagaCTGCGGTTTTAAGGCAGCTATAAGTCCAGTTTGATGTTGTGAACGTGCATTCAAACCAGTGTTTTGACTCGGCTCAGTACTTGTTGGCGGTGAATGTTTGGCTCACATCAGAAAACTGGCATTTTGAGATGAATCTCCTCCAGTAAGCCCTTTGGAGCCCAAGCAGGCCTGTGGGTTCCCGTTATTTACGCAGAACCGATAGCATGCCCATCATCATAGTGTGCAAGTGCATTTcacttttctgaaatggaaacatttcagcATTAGGACGTGTGAATTAATGTATCACGATCCCTCAATTGCCTGAGTTTTTGAAGCAGGTAGAATGGCTTCAGCCAGGCAAGGAAAACCTTAGCCAAGGATCTTgcattccctttttttcttttcctgaaagtcCAGAGGAAGATGCCAATGCCTCTTGCTTTTCTAACCTGACATTTCAGCTGTATTGAGTACCCCTGGCTCACAATAGCTTTGTTaatgtcctttcttttcctgcctgGTGCCTTGGGACTGAGTCCAATCCATGATAAATATCCACAGTCCCTCccatctgaaatgaaaagaagCTGCATGTGCTTATCACCTCTCAGGATATGGCCAGAAGCAGGGTACTCAGCCAGCCTCTCAGCTCTTGGCTGCTCTGCTGGAAGAAATGGGACAAAGCTCCAGTATTTTTGCTCCAGCACCTGTGCAAAAGAAAGGTTTTCTGGCCTACCAGCTCTGCAGAAGGCAGTAAGAGCTTTGGATATCTGCTTGTGGAAAGTCCCACATTACATGCACTGTTCCTCTCTGCTAGAAATTTGGATGcgtgggggtggagggagaaaaTGGTTTAGGAGATGAGGTTGCTATATGAACCCAGTTCTCCCTGGTAGTGAAGATCTAGTATTTGTTAAAAGGAGAAATAGCTACTGAGTAACTACTGATAACTGTGAAGCGTTTCTGCAGCTCTTATTCCAAGCTCCTTCCACACTGCAAGGGAGTATGTACACTGTATGTGGTTTACTGGGGACAGAATAAAAATGCCAAGATTAGGCACTGAGGAACAAGTAACAAAGAATATACGTGCCTTTCAAAAGCCTTATGGGTGCCTGTAAAGAGGGATTTAATTTTGCACACTCAGTCATTTTGTTGCTGCAAGTGACAAAattctgtctctgtcttctcttATAGATCAGATATTGAAACATCTAAACGTAATCCATTGCTCCTGCAGACCAGTGGCAGAGCAAACCTGGGACTTTTCAAAAGACAGCAAGAAATTAATCTGGTTTTGCAGTAAGAGTATACTAGGCAGGCTAGAAATCAAAATGGGGCACAGAACGCAAGGAATAAGGTAGAAAATTCAAGAAGGCAGCAAATGTGGCAAAATCTAAAATGTCCAGACTTTCTGTGCAGAACGTTGGTATCAACTGAAATAATGAGATTTGGGAATTGATACTAAGATGAGGGCAAAACACACTATTTTATATCTGAAATCTCATTACTAGGCATTTGCTTTCCCATATGGTTTCTAAGACATAATTCagacacaaatattttcaaaattggggtggggggaaagaagcCTAAGTTATGCATACATTCTGGTGGGTGAGCACATCTCAACACTGTTTCAATTTATATGGTACTTATGTCCTTTTTGCTGTAGAATGTCAGTGTGTGCTGGACCACTGTAGGGGTTTTCTGTGTTCCCAGGGACAGATGATGAGGGCCAAATTTTATTCTCTTGTGCAGTCCTTATTGACTTTAACAGTCATTGAGTCTGTGCAATTGAGAGAAGTAGGCCTTATGTCCATAATACTTTGTTACATAAAGAATAAGCTTGTTGTTAAATGGTGTGGCATTCTAGGACATAAATTACAAGTCGTTGATGTGGGCTTCATGTTGATTATTACTTTAATATTTGCCATGTAACTTTCAAAGTGGCACAACTTGCATAATAACCACTAATACAGATGGAAATGTACTACCCGTGTTTCCTAGAACTCTTTAATACCTTAAGTGTAAAATAAAGTGATAAGGAACTTGGAGAAGTGAGGCAAGAGGGAAACAGCGCAGTCTGTATTTCAGCAAATTAGTAACCCTCTGCCTCCACCACCCCAAATGCAGAAGTGTTAGGAGTATTTAAATGTTTGTGGAGAATTTTGAGCATGA includes these proteins:
- the TRAF5 gene encoding TNF receptor-associated factor 5 isoform X2 encodes the protein MACDEFTGLSDIFTRQNSASGVSLDFEPDADYKFVETLEERYKCAHCHLVLHNPHQTGCGHRFCQQCILSLRELNAVPTCPVDKETIKMHEVFKDNCCKREVLNLQVFCKNMPDCNSKIILGRYQEHLQQCLFESVQCANDGCCDQILRKDLKDHLSQHCKFREEMCQYCNKYVLLINIKNHEKDDCPDYPVPCLQNCSQIILKKEIEKHQTVCPEAEVDCPYKQYGCLVKVKRGKLAEHENGALREHMLQILQKNSRLEEQISDLCKSLECKEIKIQQLAEAVKKCEKEFRQFTQLFGKNSNLMALASHLDKSARLESQVKQLIQMANQQQSKLDLRPLFDTIENVKQKIALMETYDQRLVVLEGQSNKHDLQINIHKAQLNKNEERFKLLEGTCYNGKLIWKIMDYKMKKKEAVEGRVLSIFSQPFYTSRCGYRLCARAYLNGDGSGKGTHVSLYFVVMRGEFDSLLPWPFKQKVTLMLLDQSGKKNHIVEVFRADPNSSSFKRPDGEMNIASGCPRFVPHTVLENAKNTYIKDDTLFLKVVVDLTDLEEL
- the TRAF5 gene encoding TNF receptor-associated factor 5 isoform X1, which translates into the protein MACDEFTGLSDIFTRQNSASGVSLDFEPDADYKFVETLEERYKCAHCHLVLHNPHQTGCGHRFCQQCILSLRELNAVPTCPVDKETIKMHEVFKDNCCKREVLNLQVFCKNMPDCNSKIILGRYQEHLQQCLFESVQCANDGCCDQILRKDLKDHLSQHCKFREEMCQYCNKYVLLINIKNHEKDDCPDYPVPCLQNCSQIILKKEIEKHQTVCPEAEVDCPYKQYGCLVKVKRGKLAEHENGALREHMLQILQKNSRLEEQISDLCKSLECKEIKIQQLAEAVKKCEKEFRQFTQLFGKNSNLMVSTQALASHLDKSARLESQVKQLIQMANQQQSKLDLRPLFDTIENVKQKIALMETYDQRLVVLEGQSNKHDLQINIHKAQLNKNEERFKLLEGTCYNGKLIWKIMDYKMKKKEAVEGRVLSIFSQPFYTSRCGYRLCARAYLNGDGSGKGTHVSLYFVVMRGEFDSLLPWPFKQKVTLMLLDQSGKKNHIVEVFRADPNSSSFKRPDGEMNIASGCPRFVPHTVLENAKNTYIKDDTLFLKVVVDLTDLEEL